A stretch of Anoplopoma fimbria isolate UVic2021 breed Golden Eagle Sablefish chromosome 4, Afim_UVic_2022, whole genome shotgun sequence DNA encodes these proteins:
- the slc30a9 gene encoding proton-coupled zinc antiporter SLC30A9, mitochondrial isoform X1 has product MFPGLAHRPWHVFFRVSLQGRAPFSQRSPRLPQLCTGGVNGLWFSLPDCRVASSGLLGKVQYYSTSGSSDDGPPKPAPGDAPSAENVLSAAAKATPATAAPGNVAGPLSQGLTKAETIQVKVRAVLKKREYGAKYTQNNFITAVRAMNEFCLKPSDLENLRKIRRRSPHDDTEAFTVFLRSDVEAKALEVWGSQEALARERNLRKEVEREYQENIFRNQQLLKEYKDFWGNTKPRSGPRATFLQGPGKVVMVAICINGLNFFFKLLAWVYTGSASMFSEAIHSLADTCNQALLALGISQSVRNPDAGHPYGFTNMRYIASLISGVGIFMMGAGLSWYHGIMGLLHPAPMESLLWAYCILAGSLVSEGATLLVAVNEIKRSAQLHEVSFYEYVMQSRDPSTNVVLLEDAAAVLGVIMAAGCMGLTSLTGNPYYDSLGSLGVGTLLGSVSAFLIYTNTEALLGRSIQPERVQKLTEFLENDPAVRAIHDVKATDLGMSKVRFKAEVDFDGRVVTRSYLEKQDIDQILNEIQLVKTPEELESFMLKHGENIIDTLGAEVDRLEKELKHRNPEVRHVDLEIL; this is encoded by the exons ATGTTCCCCGGCCTGGCCCACAGACCATGGCACGTCTTCTTCAGGGTCTCCTTGCAGGGCAGGGCTCCCTTCTCCCAGAGGTCTCCCAGGCTCCCCCAGCTGTGCACCG GAGGCGTGAATGGCTTGTGGTTCAGCCTTCCAGACTGCCGTGTTGCCTCTTCAGGGCTGCTGGGTAAAGTGCAGTACTACTCTACCTCTGGCAGCAGTGATGATGGTCCCCCAAAACCAGCACCTGGTGATGCTCCATCAGCAGAAAACGTCCTGTCTGCTGCAGCAAAAGCCACCCCAGCTACAGCAG CACCGGGAAATGTTGCTG GTCCATTATCTCAGGGGCTGACAAAAGCTGAGACAATCCAAGTGAAAG TTCGGGCAGTCCTGAAGAAAAGGGAATATGGAGCCAAGTACACTCAGAACAACTTTATCACAGCAGTCAGAGCCATGAACGAGTTCTGCCTCAAACCAAG TGATCTGGAAAATCTTCGAAAGATCAGAAGACGCAGCCCCCACGACGACACAGAGGCGTTCACTGTCTTTCTGCGGTCAGACGTGGAGGCCAA AGCGCTGGAGGTTTGGGGAAGCCAAGAGGCTCTAGCCCGAGAGAGAAATCTCAGGAAAGAAGTGGAGAGAGAGTACCAAGAGa ATATTTTTCGTAATCAACAGCTGTTGAAGGAATACAAAGACTTTTGGGGAAACACTAAG CCCCGATCAGGCCCGAGGGCGACTTTCCTACAAGGGCCGGGGAAGGTGGTCATGGTCGCTATTTGCAT caacGGGCTGAATTTCTTCTTCAAGCTCCTGGCTTGGGTCTACACTGGATCAGCCAGCATGTTCTCCGAGGCCATCCACTCTCTGGCCGACACCTGCAACCAGGCCCTCCTCGCCCTGGGAATCAGCCAGTCTGTCCGCAACCCTGACGCCGGCCACCC GTACGGCTTCACCAACATGCGCTACATCGCCTCCCTCATCAGTGGAGTGGGTATCTTTATGATGGGAGCAGGCCTCTCCTGGTACCATGGCATCATGGGATTGCTGCACCCAGCGCCCATGGAGTCTTTGTTATGG GCTTACTGTATTTTGGCGGGCTCTCTGGTGTCTGAAGGAG CCACGTTACTAGTAGCTGTCAATGAGATAAAGAGGAGCGCCCAACTACATGAAGTATCATTTTATGAATATG TAATGCAGAGTCGCGACCCCAGTACCAACGTGGTGCTGCTGGAGGACGCTGCCGCTGTGTTAGGAGTCATCATGGCTGCCGGCTGCATGGGGCTCACCTCActcacag GTAACCCTTACTACGACAGCCTGGGCTCTCTCGGCGTGGGCACATTGCTGGGCTCCGTCTCCGCCTTCCTCATCTACACTAACACGGAGGCTCTGCTGGGTCGCTCCATACAGCCCGAGCGTGTACAGAAGCTCACCGAGTTCCTGGAGAACGACCCTGCAGTGAG GGCCATCCACGATGTGAAGGCCACTGATCTGGGAATGAGCAAAGTGCGCTTCAAGGCTGAGGTTGACTTTGATGGCCGAGTGGTGACACGGTCGTATCTGGAAAAACAAGACATTGACCAAATCCTCAAT gaaatCCAGCTGGTGAAGACCCCCGAGGAGCTGGAGAGCTTCATGCTGAAACACGGGGAGAACATCATAGACACTCTGGGGGCCGAGGTGGACCGCTTGGAGAAAGAACTCAAG CATCGTAACCCGGAGGTTCGTCATGTAGACTTGGAGATACTATAA
- the slc30a9 gene encoding proton-coupled zinc antiporter SLC30A9, mitochondrial isoform X2, whose translation MFPGLAHRPWHVFFRVSLQGRAPFSQRSPRLPQLCTGGVNGLWFSLPDCRVASSGLLGKVQYYSTSGSSDDGPPKPAPGDAPSAENVLSAAAKATPATAGPLSQGLTKAETIQVKVRAVLKKREYGAKYTQNNFITAVRAMNEFCLKPSDLENLRKIRRRSPHDDTEAFTVFLRSDVEAKALEVWGSQEALARERNLRKEVEREYQENIFRNQQLLKEYKDFWGNTKPRSGPRATFLQGPGKVVMVAICINGLNFFFKLLAWVYTGSASMFSEAIHSLADTCNQALLALGISQSVRNPDAGHPYGFTNMRYIASLISGVGIFMMGAGLSWYHGIMGLLHPAPMESLLWAYCILAGSLVSEGATLLVAVNEIKRSAQLHEVSFYEYVMQSRDPSTNVVLLEDAAAVLGVIMAAGCMGLTSLTGNPYYDSLGSLGVGTLLGSVSAFLIYTNTEALLGRSIQPERVQKLTEFLENDPAVRAIHDVKATDLGMSKVRFKAEVDFDGRVVTRSYLEKQDIDQILNEIQLVKTPEELESFMLKHGENIIDTLGAEVDRLEKELKHRNPEVRHVDLEIL comes from the exons ATGTTCCCCGGCCTGGCCCACAGACCATGGCACGTCTTCTTCAGGGTCTCCTTGCAGGGCAGGGCTCCCTTCTCCCAGAGGTCTCCCAGGCTCCCCCAGCTGTGCACCG GAGGCGTGAATGGCTTGTGGTTCAGCCTTCCAGACTGCCGTGTTGCCTCTTCAGGGCTGCTGGGTAAAGTGCAGTACTACTCTACCTCTGGCAGCAGTGATGATGGTCCCCCAAAACCAGCACCTGGTGATGCTCCATCAGCAGAAAACGTCCTGTCTGCTGCAGCAAAAGCCACCCCAGCTACAGCAG GTCCATTATCTCAGGGGCTGACAAAAGCTGAGACAATCCAAGTGAAAG TTCGGGCAGTCCTGAAGAAAAGGGAATATGGAGCCAAGTACACTCAGAACAACTTTATCACAGCAGTCAGAGCCATGAACGAGTTCTGCCTCAAACCAAG TGATCTGGAAAATCTTCGAAAGATCAGAAGACGCAGCCCCCACGACGACACAGAGGCGTTCACTGTCTTTCTGCGGTCAGACGTGGAGGCCAA AGCGCTGGAGGTTTGGGGAAGCCAAGAGGCTCTAGCCCGAGAGAGAAATCTCAGGAAAGAAGTGGAGAGAGAGTACCAAGAGa ATATTTTTCGTAATCAACAGCTGTTGAAGGAATACAAAGACTTTTGGGGAAACACTAAG CCCCGATCAGGCCCGAGGGCGACTTTCCTACAAGGGCCGGGGAAGGTGGTCATGGTCGCTATTTGCAT caacGGGCTGAATTTCTTCTTCAAGCTCCTGGCTTGGGTCTACACTGGATCAGCCAGCATGTTCTCCGAGGCCATCCACTCTCTGGCCGACACCTGCAACCAGGCCCTCCTCGCCCTGGGAATCAGCCAGTCTGTCCGCAACCCTGACGCCGGCCACCC GTACGGCTTCACCAACATGCGCTACATCGCCTCCCTCATCAGTGGAGTGGGTATCTTTATGATGGGAGCAGGCCTCTCCTGGTACCATGGCATCATGGGATTGCTGCACCCAGCGCCCATGGAGTCTTTGTTATGG GCTTACTGTATTTTGGCGGGCTCTCTGGTGTCTGAAGGAG CCACGTTACTAGTAGCTGTCAATGAGATAAAGAGGAGCGCCCAACTACATGAAGTATCATTTTATGAATATG TAATGCAGAGTCGCGACCCCAGTACCAACGTGGTGCTGCTGGAGGACGCTGCCGCTGTGTTAGGAGTCATCATGGCTGCCGGCTGCATGGGGCTCACCTCActcacag GTAACCCTTACTACGACAGCCTGGGCTCTCTCGGCGTGGGCACATTGCTGGGCTCCGTCTCCGCCTTCCTCATCTACACTAACACGGAGGCTCTGCTGGGTCGCTCCATACAGCCCGAGCGTGTACAGAAGCTCACCGAGTTCCTGGAGAACGACCCTGCAGTGAG GGCCATCCACGATGTGAAGGCCACTGATCTGGGAATGAGCAAAGTGCGCTTCAAGGCTGAGGTTGACTTTGATGGCCGAGTGGTGACACGGTCGTATCTGGAAAAACAAGACATTGACCAAATCCTCAAT gaaatCCAGCTGGTGAAGACCCCCGAGGAGCTGGAGAGCTTCATGCTGAAACACGGGGAGAACATCATAGACACTCTGGGGGCCGAGGTGGACCGCTTGGAGAAAGAACTCAAG CATCGTAACCCGGAGGTTCGTCATGTAGACTTGGAGATACTATAA
- the gsr gene encoding glutathione reductase, mitochondrial isoform X2 produces the protein MWNAAVHAEYLHDHSDYGFDVGNVRFSWEALKAKRDAYVSHLNRIYRNNLDKAKVQTILGHARFTNDPEPTVEVNGRKYTAPHILITTGGQPTVLTDNDVPGGSLGITSDGFFDLETLPKRTVIVGAGYIAVEMAGILSTLGSKTSLIIRQTGVLRNFDSFISTNCTKELQNSGVDLWKNSQVKSVCKTERGLEVTLVTKDPEKKNDEEKISTIEEVDCLLWAIGRQPNTSGLNIGAMGVDTDERGHIVVDEFQNTSRPGIYAVGDVCGKALLTPVAIAAGRKLAHRLFEGKKDSKLDYSTIPTVVFSHPPIGTVGLTEEEAIKSRGKENVKIYKTSFTPMYHAITSRKSQCIMKLVCEGKEEKVVGLHMQGLGCDEMLQGFAVAIKMGATKADFDKTIAIHPTSSEEFVTMR, from the exons ATGTGGAATGCAGCAGTTCATGCTGAGTATCTCCACGATCACAGCGATTACGGCTTTGACGTTGGAAATGTTCGTTTCAGTTGGGA aGCTCTCAAGGCCAAAAGGGACGCTTATGTCAGTCACCTAAACCGCATTTATCGCAACAACCTTGACAAA GCTAAAGTCCAAACTATTCTAGGCCATGCCAGGTTTACAAATGATCCTGAGCCGACTGTGGAGGTCAATGGAAGAAAATATACAGCGCCTCACATCCTCATCACCACCGGAGGGCAGCCTACCGTTTTGACTGATAATGACGTTCCAG GGGGAAGTCTGGGCATAACCAGTGATGGCTTTTTTGATCTTGAAACTCTGCCAAA GCGCACTGTGATTGTGGGTGCAGGATATATTGCAGTGGAGATGGCGGGCATCCTGTCCACCCTCGGGTCCAAAACATCCCTCATTATTCGACAGACGGGA GTTTTGAGGAACTTCGACAGCTTCATAAGCACAAACTGCACCAAAGAGCTGCAAAACTCTGGTGTGGATCTGTGGAAGAACTCTCAGGTGAAGTCTGTGTGTAAAACGGAAAGAGGACTGGAGGTGACGCTCGTCACCAAAGacccagagaagaagaacgacGAGGAGAAGATCAGCACCATAGAGGAAGTGGACTGCCTTCTCTGGGCCATCGGCAGGCAGCCCAACACTTCTGGACTGAACATCGGCGCCATG GGTGTGGATACGGATGAGAGAGGACATATTGTTGTGGATGAGTTTCAGAACACCAGCAGACCGGGGATCTACGCTGTCGGGGACGTTTGTGGCAAAGCTCTTCTCACACCTG TTGCCATAGCTGCAGGCAGAAAGCTGGCACACAGACTGTTTGAGGGCAAGAAGGACTCCAAGTTGGACTACTCCACTATCCCCACCGTGGTGTTCAGCCACCCCCCCATCGGGACGGTGGGCCTCACAGAAG AGGAGGCCATTAAATCTAGAGGAAAGGAGAACGTGAAGATCTACAAGACGTCTTTCACTCCGATGTATCACGCCATCACGAGCCGGAAGAGTCAGTGCATCATGAAGCTGGTGTGTGAAGGCAAAGAGGAGAAG gTGGTGGGTCTGCACATGCAGGGTCTGGGCTGTGACGAGATGCTGCAAGGCTTCGCCGTGGCCATCAAAATGGGTGCTACCAAAGCAGACTTCGACAAGACTATCGCCATCCACCCCACCTCGTCCGAGGAGTTTGTCACAATGCGTTAA
- the LOC129089745 gene encoding uncharacterized protein LOC129089745 has protein sequence MNPVSYQSMLSSVNGGHPSLVLDRVLGSSNVKYCQKCGFSSKDAAELKRHMLEHRGTRYYCFYCNKVSFSEAELNAHMKQHSSTYPFKCPHCGQGYMRRLCLVKHIDRLHNKNISQGPAKPGTTKSPHAPVSSALSSVPTADPASLRPAVRVTVPASSTPAVRQGKDELRGKTLDSDVSNGANGNADLLNPWNGLIHHNRALTVSLPEEVTIPAGCLVELVEVKTVNGTKELKLRLVSQQENESVIKETRTTVSQNSALGKSFSSSLNHQNTVKSMSMGMCTVNRKQCETKTVNVERPAVFQGNISKNLPNQPNKEKAGFKRASHEIINLESHTVVPNKVPKSIINHVREGNGGIKVTQGEPVNHNAALSSVICNRVGQRSTSGLHPENMGACVSQRAVDERKNLIQEHSRNISSRRASDAKISPQDVSVAVKLEPGETRLKNDASPQIKKEPVGLNPQSSSSPSLSALLAASAQVRPPAVLVCKDKVLSPSFSIPRSLNESSPVKAFVLSNRKGPKMSAWSQAVRSNERAGDGDTLEPEGFPVISSVFSLSQQPEDVQGSMQPLVMALRGIVMDKSNSPGGTTQDHITVAERAEEALRPCAQVATKEASIIHKLLSTELITSETIKVEDRGVQHPSALTQNHIKEKQNGTTKTDDKKTHVLKSSTDEESVSKIAAHVAAEPLQQMAKSEHDISKFLTVSLKRVQVGLWKKNKKALKLRISKYKTRVPIGALTDCAVIYPMPLKVDQLVKRPGPYQPVVVLNHPKPRASVQGPRADTVADKGESEVAPKCQILKMRLSKVMGQKYEVMGCTVGVFP, from the coding sequence ATGAATCCTGTCAGCTATCAGAGCATGCTGTCCTCTGTGAACGGGGGACACCCCAGTCTGGTCCTGGATCGGGTTCTGGGCTCCTCCAACGTGAAGTACTGTCAGAAGTGTGGCTTTTCCTCTAAGGACGCTGCAGAGCTGAAGAGGCACATGCTGGAGCACAGAGGGACGAGGTATTACTGCTTCTACTGCAACAAGGTGTCATTCAGCGAGGCGGAGCTGAACGCTCACATGAAGCAGCACAGCTCCACGTACCCctttaaatgtcctcactgtGGGCAGGGCTACATGAGGAGGTTGTGCCTTGTTAAGCACATTGATCGTttgcataataaaaacataagtCAAGGACCGGCTAAGCCTGGAACGACCAAAAGTCCACACGCTCCCGTCTCCAGTGCCTTATCAAGTGTGCCCACTGCTGATCCAGCGTCACTCCGACCAGCTGTTCGAGTGACGGTGCCCGCCTCGAGCACGCCTGCAGTCAGGCAGGGTAAAGATGAACTAAGAGGGAAAACACTGGACTCGGACGTATCAAACGGCGCTAACGGTAACGCGGATCTTTTGAACCCTTGGAATGGACTCATTCATCACAACAGGGCTCTGACGGTTTCCCTCCCAGAGGAAGTAACGATCCCCGCCGGCTGTTTGGTCGAGCTCGTGGAGGTGAAGACTGTCAACGGGACGAAGGAGCTGAAGCTGAGGCTCGTCTCTCAACAAGAGAACGAGTCCGTGATAAAAGAGACGAGGACCACAGTCTCTCAAAACAGTGCACTGGGAAAGTCTTTCTCATCCTCGTTAAACCACCAGAACACAGTCAAGTCCATGAGCATGGGGATGTGCACAGTGAACAGgaaacagtgtgaaacaaaGACTGTGAACGTGGAGCGTCCTGCTGTTTTTCAAGGGAACATTTCCAAAAACCTCCCAAATcaaccaaacaaagaaaaagctgGATTCAAAAGAGCATCGCACGAGATAATCAACTTGGAGAGTCACACGGTCGTTCCAAACAAGGTTCCCAAAAGCATCATCAATCACGTAAGAGAAGGAAACGGTGGGATCAAAGTGACGCAGGGTGAACCGGTGAACCACAACGCCGCTCTGTCTTCTGTTATCTGCAACCGGGTCGGCCAAAGGTCGACGAGCGGCCTGCATCCGGAGAACATGGGAGCATGTGTTTCTCAGAGAGCCGTGGACGAGAGGAAGAATTTAATTCAAGAGCATTCCAGGAATATCTCATCCAGGAGGGCAAGCGACGCAAAAATCTCTCCTCAAGATGTTTCGGTGGCTGTTAAGCTGGAACCCGGAGAGACCCGCCTCAAGAACGACGCCTCTccacaaataaagaaagagcCGGTGGGATTGAACCCGCAAagttcttcctctccttccttgaGCGCCCTCTTGGCTGCATCTGCCCAAGTGAGACCTCCGGCGGTTCTAGTTTGTAAGGATAAAGTTTTAAGTCCGTCTTTTTCGATCCCCAGAAGTCTAAATGAGTCCTCGCCGGTCAAAGCGTTTGTGCTCTCCAACCGCAAAGGTCCAAAGATGTCGGCTTGGTCCCAGGCAGTCAGATCCAATGAGAGAGCAGGAGACGGGGACACGCTGGAGCCAGAGGGTTTCCCCGTcatctcctctgtgttttcactgagtCAACAACCGGAGGACGTCCAAGGCTCCATGCAACCGCTGGTCATGGCTCTGCGAGGCATAGTGATGGATAAAAGCAACAGTCCTGGTGGCACAACTCAAGATCACATCACGGTGGCAGAGCGGGCGGAGGAGGCGCTGAGGCCCTGCGCTCAGGTGGCCACAAAAGAAGCATCCATCATCCACAAGCTTTTATCCACAGAGCTGATCACCAGCGAGACTATCAAAGTGGAGGATAGAGGTGTTCAGCACCCTTCTGCACTGACCCAAAACCACATCAAGGAGAAACAAAATGGCACTACGAAAACGGACGATAAGAAAACGCACGTTTTAAAATCTTCAACAGATGAGGAATCTGTTTCCAAAATTGCTGCGCACGTGGCTGCGGAGCCTCTACAGCAAATGGCAAAGAGTGAGCACGACATCTCAAAGTTCCTGACTGTCTCTCTGAAACGGGTTCAAGTGGgcctgtggaaaaaaaacaagaaggcgCTGAAACTTAGGATATCCAAATACAAGACTCGGGTGCCTATCGGCGCTCTAACTGACTGCGCGGTCATTTACCCGATGCCGCTGAAGGTGGACCAGCTGGTGAAGCGGCCGGGCCCCTACCAGCCCGTGGTGGTGCTCAATCACCCGAAGCCCCGGGCCTCCGTCCAGGGCCCGAGAGCAGACACTGTGGCGGACAAGGGGGAGTCCGAGGTGGCCCCAAAGTGCCAAATCTTAAAAATGAGGCTGAGCAAAGTGATGGGGCAGAAGTACGAGGTGATGGGCTGCACGGTCGGCGTCTTTCCATGA
- the gsr gene encoding glutathione reductase, mitochondrial isoform X1, translating into MLLMRLRKLLPTVSLALPRHGALIRRSSMASDPAATETTTTTTTTTTRFDLLVIGGGSGGLAGARRASELGAATAVIESHKLGGTCVNVGCVPKKVMWNAAVHAEYLHDHSDYGFDVGNVRFSWEALKAKRDAYVSHLNRIYRNNLDKAKVQTILGHARFTNDPEPTVEVNGRKYTAPHILITTGGQPTVLTDNDVPGGSLGITSDGFFDLETLPKRTVIVGAGYIAVEMAGILSTLGSKTSLIIRQTGVLRNFDSFISTNCTKELQNSGVDLWKNSQVKSVCKTERGLEVTLVTKDPEKKNDEEKISTIEEVDCLLWAIGRQPNTSGLNIGAMGVDTDERGHIVVDEFQNTSRPGIYAVGDVCGKALLTPVAIAAGRKLAHRLFEGKKDSKLDYSTIPTVVFSHPPIGTVGLTEEEAIKSRGKENVKIYKTSFTPMYHAITSRKSQCIMKLVCEGKEEKVVGLHMQGLGCDEMLQGFAVAIKMGATKADFDKTIAIHPTSSEEFVTMR; encoded by the exons ATGCTGCTTATGAGGCTCAGAAAGCTGCTCCCTACTGTGTCACTGGCTCTACCCAG GCACGGAGCGCTCATCCGCCGCAGCAGCATGGCCTCAGACCCGGCGGCCACGgagaccaccaccaccaccaccaccaccaccacccggTTCGACCTTCTGGTGATCGGCGGCGGGTCCGGTGGTCTGGCCGGTGCTCGGAGGGCGTCGGAGCTCGGAGCGGCCACCGCGGTGATCGAGAGCCACAAACTCGGAGGTACCTGC gTCAATGTTGGCTGTGTCCCGAAGAAG GTTATGTGGAATGCAGCAGTTCATGCTGAGTATCTCCACGATCACAGCGATTACGGCTTTGACGTTGGAAATGTTCGTTTCAGTTGGGA aGCTCTCAAGGCCAAAAGGGACGCTTATGTCAGTCACCTAAACCGCATTTATCGCAACAACCTTGACAAA GCTAAAGTCCAAACTATTCTAGGCCATGCCAGGTTTACAAATGATCCTGAGCCGACTGTGGAGGTCAATGGAAGAAAATATACAGCGCCTCACATCCTCATCACCACCGGAGGGCAGCCTACCGTTTTGACTGATAATGACGTTCCAG GGGGAAGTCTGGGCATAACCAGTGATGGCTTTTTTGATCTTGAAACTCTGCCAAA GCGCACTGTGATTGTGGGTGCAGGATATATTGCAGTGGAGATGGCGGGCATCCTGTCCACCCTCGGGTCCAAAACATCCCTCATTATTCGACAGACGGGA GTTTTGAGGAACTTCGACAGCTTCATAAGCACAAACTGCACCAAAGAGCTGCAAAACTCTGGTGTGGATCTGTGGAAGAACTCTCAGGTGAAGTCTGTGTGTAAAACGGAAAGAGGACTGGAGGTGACGCTCGTCACCAAAGacccagagaagaagaacgacGAGGAGAAGATCAGCACCATAGAGGAAGTGGACTGCCTTCTCTGGGCCATCGGCAGGCAGCCCAACACTTCTGGACTGAACATCGGCGCCATG GGTGTGGATACGGATGAGAGAGGACATATTGTTGTGGATGAGTTTCAGAACACCAGCAGACCGGGGATCTACGCTGTCGGGGACGTTTGTGGCAAAGCTCTTCTCACACCTG TTGCCATAGCTGCAGGCAGAAAGCTGGCACACAGACTGTTTGAGGGCAAGAAGGACTCCAAGTTGGACTACTCCACTATCCCCACCGTGGTGTTCAGCCACCCCCCCATCGGGACGGTGGGCCTCACAGAAG AGGAGGCCATTAAATCTAGAGGAAAGGAGAACGTGAAGATCTACAAGACGTCTTTCACTCCGATGTATCACGCCATCACGAGCCGGAAGAGTCAGTGCATCATGAAGCTGGTGTGTGAAGGCAAAGAGGAGAAG gTGGTGGGTCTGCACATGCAGGGTCTGGGCTGTGACGAGATGCTGCAAGGCTTCGCCGTGGCCATCAAAATGGGTGCTACCAAAGCAGACTTCGACAAGACTATCGCCATCCACCCCACCTCGTCCGAGGAGTTTGTCACAATGCGTTAA
- the grxcr1a gene encoding glutaredoxin domain-containing cysteine-rich protein 1, which translates to MEGTMLMAGQEKPQKRVRFRVASGNSGRVLKEMFKDEGLSDSLDSDCTSSSDAERASTPSTSGEGHFYGYLGSELDDSECEPDELLMYAGATKDWTFTTKRVNILSKNGTVRGVKHKVSAGQTLFENLPNSNSMELSLEFGRIVIYTTSFRVVRTTFERCELVRKIFQNHRVKFVEKNIALDIEYGKELEERCRRVGELPSLPVVFIDGHYLGGAEKILGMNESGELQDLLTKIERVQQPQTCQTCGGYAFIPCPMCHGSKMSVFRNCFTDSFKALKCTSCNENGLQPCVSCSH; encoded by the exons ATGGAGGGGACGATGCTGATGGCTGGGCAGGAGAAGCCACAGAAGCGGGTGAGGTTCCGCGTGGCTTCAGGGAACAGCGGCCGGGTGCTGAAGGAGATGTTCAAGGATGAGGGGCTTTCAGACTCCCTGGATTCAGACTGTACCAGCAGCTCTGACGCAGAACGGGCCAGCACCCCTTCTACCAGTGGAGAAGGACACTTTTATGGATACCTGGGCTCCGAGCTGGACGACAGCGAGTGCGAGCCGGACGAGCTGCTCATGTACGCGGGGGCCACCAAGGACTGGACGTTCACCACCAAGAGGGTCAACATACTCAGTAAAAATGGGACTGTGAGAGGGGTCAAGCACAAAGTCAGCGCAGGTCAGACGCTGTTTGAAAACCTTCCCAATTCCAACAGT ATGGAGTTATCTCTTGAATTTGGGCGAATAGTGATCTACACTACGAGTTTCCGTGTGGTGAGGACAACATTTGAGCGCTGCGAGCTGGTCCGGAAGATCTTCCAGAACCACAGGGTGAAGTTTGTGGAGAAAAACATCGCCCTGGACATCGAGTATgggaaggagctggaggagcggTGCAGACGTGTGGGAGAACTTCCCTCGTTACCTGTTGTGTTCATTGACGGACACTACCTTGGG GGTGCTGAGAAAATACTAGGCATGAACGAATCAGGAGAGCTTCAAGATCTTCTGACAAAAATCGAG AGGGTACAGCAGCCCCAGACGTGCCAGACCTGTGGGGGCTACGCCTTCATCCCGTGCCCAATGTGCCATGGCAGCAAGATGTCCGTGTTTCGCAACTGCTTCACGGATTCCTTCAAAGCCCTCAAGTGCACTTCCTGCAACGAGAACGGCCTGCAGCCCTGCGTGAGCTGCAGCCACTGA